The Chromatiaceae bacterium genome has a window encoding:
- a CDS encoding nitrous oxide reductase accessory protein NosL, translating to MCDHHPNQGRREALKVLGALGLAGLGTPVLAADAATIGAFMPGKGWMPAGASCEGDGTPLQFIPKTAPDAVPLVDELKKYPKCPYCGMDRTEYHFSRHLVQYEDDLVDGTCSIHCLALSLMLNMDRGPKAIYAADFGSPAEIKPLVLVDKATYLIGSKLKGTMTANSKLAFADKAQAEAAMAKEGGALGTFDQTLNQTMVDMAADTVRIRKNRAEKRQKMMPKV from the coding sequence ATGTGTGATCATCACCCCAATCAGGGCCGGCGCGAGGCCCTCAAGGTCCTCGGCGCCCTGGGTCTTGCCGGACTGGGCACCCCGGTCCTGGCCGCGGATGCCGCCACTATCGGCGCCTTCATGCCCGGCAAGGGCTGGATGCCCGCGGGCGCGAGCTGCGAGGGTGATGGCACCCCCCTCCAGTTCATTCCCAAGACCGCCCCGGACGCCGTCCCCCTGGTGGATGAGCTGAAGAAATATCCCAAGTGCCCCTATTGCGGCATGGATCGCACGGAATACCACTTCAGCCGTCACCTGGTCCAGTACGAGGATGACCTGGTGGATGGCACCTGCTCCATCCACTGCCTGGCCCTCAGCCTCATGCTCAACATGGATCGCGGTCCCAAGGCCATCTATGCGGCGGACTTCGGCTCCCCGGCGGAGATCAAGCCCTTGGTCCTGGTGGATAAGGCCACCTACCTCATCGGCAGCAAGCTCAAGGGGACCATGACCGCCAATAGCAAGCTCGCCTTCGCGGACAAGGCCCAGGCCGAGGCGGCCATGGCCAAGGAAGGGGGCGCCCTGGGCACCTTCGACCAGACCCTCAATCAGACCATGGTGGATATGGCCGCCGACACGGTTCGCATCCGCAAAAACCGCGCGGAAAAACGCCAGAAAATGATGCCCAAGGTCTGA
- a CDS encoding nitrous oxide reductase accessory protein NosL, producing MPATRFRPFILVLLALLWAPGLPIAETGLPSLPDPGPKDTCPVCGMFVAKYPHWTATLLYRDGHAHHFDGAKDLFKYLFDIPKWAPGHKAEDITAIAVTEYYGLSRIPARDAWFVIGSDVLGPMGHELVPLASEADAQEFLRDHGGQRILRFDDVTPELPGHLDAAKFD from the coding sequence TTGCCTGCCACCCGATTCCGTCCTTTCATCCTGGTCTTACTGGCCCTCCTCTGGGCCCCCGGCCTGCCAATAGCTGAAACCGGACTGCCCTCGCTACCCGATCCCGGCCCCAAGGACACCTGCCCCGTGTGTGGCATGTTCGTCGCCAAATATCCCCACTGGACCGCCACCCTGCTCTATCGCGATGGCCATGCCCATCACTTCGATGGCGCCAAGGATCTCTTCAAATACCTGTTCGACATACCTAAATGGGCACCGGGTCATAAAGCCGAGGACATAACCGCCATCGCCGTCACCGAATATTACGGCCTCTCTCGTATCCCGGCTCGCGACGCCTGGTTTGTCATCGGCTCGGACGTCCTGGGTCCCATGGGCCACGAGTTGGTCCCCCTCGCCTCCGAGGCCGATGCCCAGGAATTTCTGCGCGACCACGGGGGCCAACGCATCCTGCGTTTCGACGACGTGACCCCGGAGTTACCCGGTCATCTCGACGCGGCGAAATTTGATTGA
- a CDS encoding DMT family transporter: MPKHELDRLAIGLMVLFCSIWGLQQVAIKVANAGISPVWQAGMRSLGATATILLWVLSRRIKLFGSDGTLWPGLLVGLLFSGEFALIFLGLDYTPASRGVIFLYTAPFFVALGARWFLPGEKIRRAQWGGMALAFVGIILLFGEHLWLPADNAWMGDLMILGAAMLWAATTLAVKASALGRSSAEKILLYQLAISAVLLPPLSLAMGEPGVFAPTPQLWANLFFQAVIVAGASYLGWFWLIRHYPATRLSSFSFLTPVMGVLASIILLDEPLTLSIFVALLLVGAGIWIANRPA; this comes from the coding sequence ATGCCTAAGCACGAACTCGACCGCCTGGCCATTGGACTCATGGTTCTATTCTGTTCCATCTGGGGTCTCCAGCAGGTGGCGATCAAGGTCGCTAACGCGGGTATTTCGCCGGTGTGGCAGGCGGGGATGCGCTCCCTGGGCGCGACCGCGACCATTCTGCTCTGGGTGCTGTCCCGCCGGATCAAGCTATTCGGGTCCGATGGCACCCTGTGGCCCGGCCTGCTGGTGGGCCTGCTGTTTTCGGGTGAGTTTGCGCTGATATTCCTGGGCTTGGATTACACCCCGGCTTCCCGCGGAGTCATCTTTCTCTATACCGCCCCCTTCTTCGTGGCCCTCGGGGCGCGCTGGTTCTTACCCGGGGAGAAGATACGTAGGGCGCAATGGGGGGGCATGGCCCTCGCCTTTGTCGGGATTATCCTGCTCTTTGGCGAGCACCTCTGGCTACCAGCGGACAATGCCTGGATGGGGGACCTGATGATTCTGGGGGCGGCCATGCTGTGGGCTGCGACTACCTTGGCGGTCAAGGCCAGCGCCCTGGGACGCTCATCGGCGGAAAAGATATTGCTGTACCAACTCGCCATCTCCGCCGTCCTCTTGCCGCCCTTATCCCTGGCGATGGGCGAACCCGGTGTCTTTGCCCCCACGCCCCAATTGTGGGCGAACCTCTTTTTTCAAGCGGTGATCGTGGCCGGGGCCTCTTATCTGGGCTGGTTTTGGTTGATTCGCCATTATCCGGCGACGCGGCTGTCGTCCTTCTCCTTCCTCACCCCGGTGATGGGGGTGCTTGCCAGTATCATCCTGCTGGATGAGCCGCTGACCCTCTCCATTTTCGTCGCCCTCCTCCTGGTCGGGGCCGGCATCTGGATCGCGAATCGGCCCGCCTAG
- a CDS encoding P4 alpha zinc-binding domain protein, producing the protein MRYSTNTADELPYLARDKWRVILPALGIASEFLKNRHGPCPGCGGRDRYRWDDKAGRGTFVCGGGGDTLTGDGFDLLAHVFGWSKPETFRAVAEILGVAGDAQPPARKPLASHRPPPAPAPQRDTGAYARALWGRVNREGAIVAAHPYAIAKRLGGAFGAGRTRASGRLIGQGADCIIVPVRNPDGVLVAVECLSENRDANGKFLRQSFGPKSGGWLVLGNDLDPNLPRYVVEGWATGAKMLEHMGGNCAVYVAFGAGRLRAVAEEVEHRWPGSEVIVCREAAHA; encoded by the coding sequence ATGCGTTATTCAACAAACACTGCTGATGAACTCCCCTATCTCGCCCGCGACAAGTGGCGCGTAATCCTTCCCGCCCTGGGCATCGCCTCTGAATTTCTCAAAAACCGCCATGGTCCCTGCCCGGGCTGCGGGGGGCGGGACCGCTACCGGTGGGACGATAAGGCGGGTCGCGGCACCTTCGTTTGCGGCGGCGGGGGAGACACCCTGACCGGCGACGGTTTCGACTTGCTTGCCCACGTTTTCGGCTGGAGCAAGCCCGAAACCTTCCGCGCCGTGGCAGAAATCCTGGGAGTGGCGGGCGATGCACAGCCGCCTGCCAGGAAGCCCCTAGCATCCCATCGTCCGCCGCCCGCTCCCGCTCCACAACGGGATACAGGGGCCTACGCCCGCGCCCTGTGGGGCCGGGTGAACAGGGAGGGGGCCATCGTCGCGGCGCATCCCTACGCCATCGCCAAGCGGCTTGGCGGGGCCTTTGGAGCCGGTCGGACCCGCGCCTCGGGCCGGCTGATCGGGCAAGGCGCTGACTGCATCATCGTCCCCGTGCGTAATCCCGATGGGGTTCTGGTGGCGGTGGAGTGCTTGAGCGAGAACCGGGACGCCAACGGCAAGTTTCTCCGGCAGTCGTTCGGGCCGAAGTCCGGTGGCTGGCTGGTGCTGGGCAACGATCTTGATCCGAACCTGCCCCGCTACGTCGTGGAAGGGTGGGCGACGGGGGCCAAGATGTTGGAGCACATGGGCGGGAATTGCGCTGTCTACGTCGCATTTGGGGCCGGACGATTGCGGGCGGTAGCTGAGGAAGTCGAACACCGCTGGCCAGGGAGTGAGGTGATTGTCTGCCGGGAGGCCGCCCATGCCTAA
- a CDS encoding integrase arm-type DNA-binding domain-containing protein, producing the protein MAAKQLNSRKVDTIGPGRHPDGDGLYLVVTASLSRSWQARYTFAGRRQWMGLGLAKGSNLAQARKDNEKWQDLARQGQDPKAAREAERLAVQSVPSFTSCAAAFIRAHRRGWRNRKHGRQWVASLKTYARPIIGTKPIDQIGTEDVLKILSPVWLTRNETASRVRGRLENILDYAAARKWRDPLNPARWRGHLDKLLPKPAKVQSGDHHPAMPYTDVPAFMRRLCGHPSISSSALQLLILTASRTNEVLGAQWSEIDLANRVWTIPGGRLGRMKGGREHRIPLVPQAVALLEALPRVVGTPFVFPGAKAGRPLSNMSLLQLMRGLGHGVGGSLSSAVPHGFRSSFRDWSGEVSSFPRDVCEMALAHAIENKVEAAYRRGDLFEKRRLLMEAWANYCLTAGAEVVSLDARRAA; encoded by the coding sequence ATGGCGGCAAAGCAACTCAACTCGCGTAAGGTGGATACCATCGGCCCCGGGCGGCATCCGGATGGCGATGGGCTGTACCTGGTGGTCACGGCTAGTCTATCGCGATCCTGGCAGGCACGTTACACATTCGCCGGGCGCCGGCAGTGGATGGGGCTGGGACTGGCCAAGGGGTCAAATCTGGCCCAGGCCCGCAAGGATAATGAGAAGTGGCAAGACTTGGCCCGCCAAGGCCAGGACCCGAAGGCGGCCCGGGAAGCGGAGCGGCTGGCGGTGCAATCGGTCCCCTCCTTCACATCCTGCGCCGCCGCGTTCATCCGGGCGCATCGGCGGGGCTGGCGTAATCGTAAACACGGGCGCCAATGGGTTGCCTCCCTCAAGACCTATGCCCGCCCGATCATCGGCACCAAGCCCATTGACCAGATCGGCACCGAGGATGTGCTGAAAATCCTCTCTCCGGTCTGGTTGACCCGCAACGAGACCGCCAGTCGGGTACGGGGGCGCCTGGAAAACATCCTCGACTACGCCGCCGCCCGCAAGTGGCGTGATCCGCTGAACCCGGCCCGCTGGCGCGGCCACCTGGACAAGCTGCTACCGAAACCGGCCAAGGTGCAAAGCGGTGACCATCACCCAGCCATGCCCTATACCGATGTGCCCGCCTTCATGCGGCGCCTATGTGGCCATCCCTCCATCTCCTCATCCGCCCTGCAACTCCTGATACTTACCGCCAGCCGGACCAATGAGGTCCTGGGGGCGCAGTGGTCCGAGATCGACTTGGCAAACCGGGTGTGGACCATCCCCGGTGGGCGGCTGGGGCGCATGAAGGGCGGGCGGGAGCATCGGATACCCCTGGTGCCGCAAGCGGTCGCGCTCCTGGAGGCCCTGCCGCGTGTCGTGGGCACTCCCTTCGTGTTTCCGGGCGCCAAAGCGGGCAGGCCCTTGTCGAACATGAGCCTCCTGCAATTGATGCGGGGCTTGGGGCACGGCGTCGGCGGGTCGCTGTCCTCCGCCGTGCCGCATGGGTTCCGTAGCTCTTTCCGCGATTGGAGCGGGGAGGTGTCCAGTTTCCCCCGCGATGTGTGCGAAATGGCCCTGGCCCATGCCATCGAAAACAAGGTCGAGGCCGCGTATCGGCGGGGTGACCTGTTTGAGAAGCGGCGCCTGTTGATGGAGGCATGGGCGAATTACTGCCTGACCGCTGGCGCCGAGGTGGTGTCCCTGGATGCGCGTAGAGCGGCATGA
- a CDS encoding AlpA family transcriptional regulator: protein MATVILRRDEVERRTGLSRSAIYGKLKQNPNKPHEFDPTFPRPVKLGSQAVGWVESEIEDWITAQIAKTRKAA from the coding sequence ATGGCAACAGTTATATTGAGGCGAGATGAGGTAGAGCGGCGCACCGGGCTGTCTCGGTCGGCCATCTACGGAAAACTTAAACAAAACCCGAATAAGCCCCATGAATTCGACCCGACCTTTCCTCGGCCCGTAAAACTTGGATCGCAGGCTGTCGGATGGGTCGAGTCAGAAATTGAGGATTGGATTACCGCGCAGATAGCCAAAACCCGCAAGGCGGCGTAG
- a CDS encoding response regulator transcription factor: MDAEPTVFVIDDDDNQRQMLRWLFESVQLKVRDFSSARAYLEELDIKAPGCAILDLRMPEMDGLELLHALRAHRSAMPVIMLSAYGEIPTAVKSMQLGAVDFLEKPVNHQYLLERVRKALAVDQRYREEYGDLEEMTTRLETLTPREREVLQHIVQGKANKAIAWELGNSVRTIETHRANLMKKLQIKSVAELVRLTTLPR; this comes from the coding sequence ATGGACGCGGAACCCACCGTTTTTGTCATCGACGACGATGATAACCAACGGCAAATGCTGCGCTGGCTCTTCGAGTCGGTCCAGCTCAAGGTCAGGGACTTTAGCTCCGCCAGGGCCTATCTGGAGGAATTGGACATCAAGGCCCCGGGCTGCGCCATCCTGGATTTGCGCATGCCGGAGATGGATGGCCTGGAGTTGTTGCATGCCCTGCGGGCGCACCGCTCGGCCATGCCGGTGATCATGCTCAGCGCCTATGGCGAAATCCCCACGGCGGTCAAAAGCATGCAGTTAGGCGCCGTGGATTTCCTGGAGAAGCCCGTCAATCATCAGTACCTCCTGGAGCGGGTGCGCAAGGCCCTGGCGGTGGATCAGCGCTATCGGGAGGAATATGGCGACCTGGAGGAAATGACCACCCGCCTGGAGACCCTCACCCCGCGCGAGCGGGAGGTTTTGCAGCATATCGTCCAGGGTAAGGCCAACAAGGCCATCGCCTGGGAACTCGGCAACAGCGTCCGCACGATCGAAACCCATCGCGCCAATCTGATGAAAAAGCTGCAGATCAAATCCGTCGCCGAACTGGTGCGGCTCACCACCCTGCCGCGGTGA
- a CDS encoding ImmA/IrrE family metallo-endopeptidase yields the protein MTEPDNRPGQDQMGQDQQDAERSLLADLLERSRLYRTSKDYLDLLKFVSRLRNFAPFNAMLLQIQRPGLTYAASEYDWRTRFNRTVKEDARPLLILWPFGPVAFVYDVLDTEGDKVPEDAAQTFHATGPMDEAALTKATAGLEKIGIAVEQVDQGDGWAGEIEAVRRSKDKKVRPDYRVRINQNHDATVRFVTLVHELGHLFLGHLGSDKHLSIDQRPRPGHAEAELEAESLAYLVCKRRGITSKSESYLADYAKANTTVEGLDFYQLTKAAGQVETALGIAAHTLFEPKDERNARPANSPL from the coding sequence ATGACGGAACCAGACAACCGACCCGGCCAGGACCAGATGGGCCAGGACCAGCAGGACGCCGAACGCTCCCTGCTGGCCGACCTGCTGGAGCGTTCGCGGCTGTATCGCACCAGCAAGGACTACCTGGACCTGCTGAAGTTCGTCTCCCGGCTGCGCAACTTCGCGCCCTTCAACGCGATGCTGTTGCAGATTCAGCGGCCTGGGCTGACCTACGCGGCATCGGAATACGATTGGCGGACCCGTTTCAACCGCACCGTCAAGGAGGACGCCCGCCCCTTGCTGATCCTCTGGCCCTTTGGTCCGGTGGCCTTCGTCTACGACGTGCTGGACACCGAAGGGGACAAGGTGCCGGAGGACGCGGCCCAGACCTTCCACGCGACCGGCCCCATGGACGAGGCGGCCTTGACGAAGGCGACCGCAGGGCTCGAAAAAATCGGCATCGCTGTCGAGCAGGTTGACCAGGGGGACGGCTGGGCTGGGGAGATCGAGGCGGTCCGCCGCTCGAAGGACAAGAAGGTGCGCCCGGACTACCGGGTGCGGATCAACCAGAACCACGACGCCACCGTGCGGTTCGTCACCCTGGTGCATGAGTTGGGACACCTGTTCCTGGGGCACTTGGGGTCGGACAAGCATCTGAGCATCGACCAGCGCCCCAGGCCCGGCCACGCGGAAGCCGAGCTTGAGGCGGAGTCTCTGGCCTATCTGGTCTGCAAGCGCCGGGGTATCACGTCCAAGTCCGAAAGCTACCTTGCCGATTACGCGAAGGCGAACACCACGGTTGAGGGCCTGGACTTCTACCAACTGACCAAGGCGGCGGGCCAGGTAGAAACGGCGCTCGGGATCGCGGCCCATACCCTATTCGAGCCCAAGGACGAGCGTAACGCTCGCCCGGCGAACTCCCCCCTCTGA
- a CDS encoding AAA family ATPase, with amino-acid sequence MPKIVTFPHGLWGNDAADWPGTGQEWAEAMHRAEEQANTGPDPAPAEEEPPKTRYHLMTPDELGALPRAGYRIKDVLPANGVGGLYGAPKSGKTFLTLDCAAAITEGRDWFGYRTRPAPVVYVGLEGEAGLAQRWEAYDRIKGQTRQAELRFITAPWSILASGDLVALADAIRGAGCVDGVTIIDTLNAASPGADENASADMSRIIGGAKRLQREVGGLVLLIHHSGKDASRGLRGHSSLTGAVDVIIEVSRDESGDRRHWRVERGKDIPESDPIPFALSVVELGADEDGDMLTSCVVQPRERTEDEVKRTKPPSGGNMRIALDAISVALKASHDYAQEGAPDSRPCVTWEQAMEAAAARMTTDDKHRRQRAQEAITSLVAKGHLSYQNGWMWLP; translated from the coding sequence ATGCCTAAAATCGTCACATTTCCGCACGGCCTCTGGGGCAACGATGCTGCCGACTGGCCAGGCACGGGACAGGAATGGGCTGAGGCCATGCACCGGGCTGAGGAGCAGGCAAACACGGGGCCGGACCCCGCGCCAGCCGAGGAGGAACCACCCAAGACCCGGTATCACCTGATGACCCCGGATGAACTGGGGGCCCTGCCTCGGGCCGGTTATCGTATCAAGGACGTGCTACCCGCCAATGGGGTAGGCGGATTGTATGGAGCGCCGAAGTCGGGGAAAACGTTTCTGACACTGGACTGCGCCGCCGCCATCACCGAGGGCCGGGACTGGTTCGGCTACCGCACGCGCCCGGCGCCCGTGGTCTATGTCGGGCTGGAGGGCGAGGCCGGCCTAGCCCAGCGCTGGGAGGCGTATGACCGCATCAAGGGCCAGACCCGCCAGGCAGAACTGCGCTTTATCACCGCGCCGTGGTCCATCCTGGCATCGGGGGACCTGGTGGCGCTGGCGGACGCCATTCGGGGGGCCGGCTGCGTGGACGGGGTGACAATTATTGACACCCTGAACGCCGCATCTCCGGGGGCCGATGAAAACGCCAGTGCGGATATGAGCCGGATCATTGGCGGCGCCAAACGGTTGCAGCGGGAAGTGGGGGGGCTGGTCCTGCTGATTCATCACTCTGGCAAAGATGCGAGTCGAGGGCTGCGGGGCCATTCCAGCTTGACCGGCGCCGTGGACGTGATTATCGAAGTCTCTCGCGATGAATCGGGGGACCGGCGCCACTGGCGGGTGGAGCGGGGCAAGGACATCCCGGAATCCGACCCGATTCCCTTCGCCCTATCCGTGGTTGAACTGGGAGCGGATGAGGACGGGGATATGTTGACCTCCTGCGTGGTGCAGCCTCGGGAGCGCACCGAGGACGAGGTGAAGCGCACCAAACCGCCATCGGGGGGCAATATGCGCATCGCCCTTGACGCTATCAGCGTGGCCCTCAAGGCGTCCCATGACTACGCGCAGGAAGGCGCCCCGGACTCGCGGCCCTGCGTGACCTGGGAGCAGGCCATGGAGGCCGCCGCCGCCCGCATGACCACCGACGACAAGCACCGTCGCCAACGGGCACAGGAAGCGATTACCAGCCTGGTTGCGAAGGGGCATCTCTCCTACCAGAACGGTTGGATGTGGCTGCCATGA
- a CDS encoding type II toxin-antitoxin system PemK/MazF family toxin, translated as MNEGDVVLSPLPQADGWAKNRPCVALRRMPGFGDWLVCGISTQLRQEVPGFDEAVRPGDADFPASGLKAPSLIRLGFLAVLPEDRLLGAIGALAPERHRRLLGRLSAYLTQEAG; from the coding sequence ATGAACGAGGGTGATGTAGTGCTGTCCCCACTGCCCCAAGCTGACGGTTGGGCGAAGAACCGGCCCTGTGTCGCCCTGCGGCGGATGCCCGGCTTCGGGGACTGGCTGGTGTGCGGGATCAGTACCCAACTGCGCCAAGAGGTCCCGGGATTCGATGAGGCGGTCCGCCCCGGGGACGCCGACTTTCCCGCGAGCGGGCTCAAGGCGCCGTCGCTGATCCGCCTGGGATTCCTGGCGGTCCTGCCGGAGGACCGGCTGTTGGGGGCTATTGGTGCCCTGGCACCGGAGCGCCACCGACGCTTGCTGGGGCGACTGAGTGCCTACCTGACGCAAGAGGCGGGCTGA
- a CDS encoding type II toxin-antitoxin system HicB family antitoxin — protein MRYPVVIHKDPDSDYSVTLPDLPGCFTAGESIEEALAMAVEAAELHIEGCIEEGIAVMDPSPIAPLRDVYAGGTWAWVEVRR, from the coding sequence ATGAGATACCCGGTCGTGATCCACAAGGACCCAGACTCGGATTACAGCGTGACCTTACCCGATCTGCCGGGCTGTTTTACTGCCGGGGAGAGCATCGAGGAGGCGCTGGCCATGGCGGTTGAGGCTGCGGAACTGCATATCGAAGGTTGCATAGAGGAGGGAATCGCGGTGATGGACCCCAGTCCCATCGCGCCCTTGCGGGATGTCTATGCGGGTGGCACCTGGGCCTGGGTAGAGGTGCGGCGATAG
- a CDS encoding site-specific DNA-methyltransferase: MPELFFKGKEFVFNHHLAVPFRPLIPDPNRSVGESGEQGRLDGNLIVHGDNLHALKALLPLYAGKVDCIFIDPPYNTGNEGWCYNDNVNSPMMRDWLNSNPVGIEDGLRHDKWLAMMWPRLRLLHELLSEKGSFWMTLDDNEVHRARSMLDEVFGAENFVATCIWRKNYAPKSSARHFSEDHDYLIVYAKDAATWTPNLLARTEEQNAAYRDTGDPRGLWRPNNLAARNYYSKGTYSINCPGGRTIPGPPSGSYWRVSEDKLWALHRDNRIWWGEDGNNVPAPKIYLSEVKQGRVPQTFWDWTEVGHTQDAKKALIAMLSFNASEDVFVTPKPVPLIDRVLALAANMDSVVLDSFAGAGTTGHAVLNANAKDGGNRRFILVECEDYADTLTAERVRRVIKGYTFRGTQREELHREPLTFTSLKKADRLLNHLESIKNLEGHRFDQIKAVVKDGELIVTGERQVTERTEGLGGEFTYCTLGEAVEMDKLLTGENLPDFEQLGALLFHMATTQARPIDLQPEEVAGCGYLGASSAQHLWLIYRPDLAFLKSREAALTLYRAEAIARAKPDKPHLVFAPARFVSQRILDEAKLPVKVEFAPLPFALYRVERT, from the coding sequence ATGCCGGAACTGTTCTTCAAGGGCAAGGAGTTCGTCTTTAATCATCACCTGGCGGTGCCCTTCCGCCCCCTGATCCCGGACCCCAATCGCTCCGTCGGCGAATCGGGCGAGCAGGGGCGCCTGGACGGCAACCTGATCGTCCACGGCGACAATCTGCACGCCCTCAAGGCGCTCCTGCCCCTCTATGCCGGCAAGGTGGACTGCATCTTCATCGACCCGCCCTACAACACCGGCAACGAGGGCTGGTGCTATAACGACAATGTGAACAGTCCGATGATGCGGGACTGGCTGAACAGCAACCCAGTGGGCATTGAGGACGGGCTGAGGCACGACAAGTGGCTGGCGATGATGTGGCCGCGGTTGCGGTTATTGCATGAGCTATTGTCGGAGAAGGGAAGTTTTTGGATGACATTAGACGACAACGAGGTGCATCGGGCTCGTTCGATGCTGGATGAGGTCTTCGGCGCAGAGAATTTCGTTGCGACATGCATTTGGCGCAAGAACTACGCTCCCAAGAGCAGCGCACGGCATTTTTCAGAAGATCACGATTATCTCATCGTCTACGCCAAGGACGCGGCAACGTGGACACCGAACCTTTTGGCCCGTACTGAGGAGCAAAACGCTGCCTATCGGGATACGGGCGACCCGCGTGGGCTGTGGCGACCAAATAACCTTGCCGCCCGAAATTACTACAGCAAAGGCACCTATTCCATCAATTGTCCAGGAGGTCGGACAATTCCTGGACCGCCATCTGGCTCATATTGGCGTGTCAGTGAAGACAAGCTTTGGGCGCTGCATCGGGACAACCGAATATGGTGGGGTGAAGATGGAAATAATGTACCCGCTCCCAAGATTTATCTGTCAGAAGTGAAGCAAGGTCGGGTGCCTCAGACGTTTTGGGATTGGACCGAAGTCGGTCATACGCAAGACGCCAAGAAGGCGTTGATCGCGATGCTGAGTTTCAACGCCTCTGAGGATGTGTTCGTCACCCCAAAGCCAGTTCCACTGATCGATCGGGTGCTGGCTCTGGCAGCAAATATGGACTCGGTTGTACTTGACTCCTTCGCTGGCGCTGGCACAACCGGCCATGCAGTCTTGAACGCGAACGCCAAGGACGGCGGCAACCGCCGCTTCATCCTGGTGGAATGCGAGGACTACGCCGACACCCTGACCGCCGAGCGGGTGCGCCGGGTGATCAAGGGTTATACCTTCCGGGGCACCCAGCGGGAGGAACTGCACCGGGAGCCGCTGACCTTCACCAGCCTCAAGAAGGCGGATAGGTTGCTGAACCATTTGGAGTCGATCAAGAACCTGGAGGGCCATCGCTTCGACCAGATCAAGGCCGTGGTCAAGGACGGCGAACTGATCGTGACCGGCGAACGCCAGGTGACTGAGCGCACTGAGGGCCTGGGGGGCGAGTTCACTTACTGCACCTTGGGTGAGGCGGTCGAGATGGACAAACTCCTGACCGGCGAGAACCTGCCGGACTTCGAGCAATTGGGGGCGCTCCTGTTCCATATGGCGACCACGCAGGCCAGGCCGATCGACTTGCAACCTGAAGAGGTCGCGGGGTGCGGCTATCTGGGGGCGTCGTCGGCACAACACCTGTGGCTGATCTATCGCCCGGACCTGGCCTTTCTCAAGTCGCGCGAGGCCGCCCTGACCCTCTACCGGGCCGAGGCCATCGCCCGCGCCAAGCCGGACAAACCGCACCTGGTTTTCGCCCCGGCCCGGTTTGTTTCCCAACGGATCTTGGACGAGGCCAAACTCCCGGTGAAGGTGGAGTTTGCCCCCCTGCCCTTTGCACTCTATCGCGTCGAGCGCACCTGA
- a CDS encoding retropepsin-like domain-containing protein, which translates to MKLVLRESLLFSSLTLAYRGARLEIDDILVDTGSSTTLLSIDAVAPLGIHPEPTDIIRRIRGVGGVEYVFSRQVDAIALHGYETASLEAEFGDLNFGLKMNGILGLDVLLRARAVLDLGNLAIKFSV; encoded by the coding sequence ATGAAGCTTGTACTGCGCGAATCCCTGCTGTTTTCGTCACTCACCTTAGCCTATCGCGGTGCCCGGTTGGAGATTGACGATATTTTGGTGGATACCGGTTCGTCCACGACGCTGCTCTCCATCGATGCCGTCGCCCCGCTGGGCATTCATCCGGAGCCCACCGACATCATCCGCCGGATACGGGGAGTGGGTGGGGTGGAGTATGTGTTTTCCAGACAGGTCGACGCGATCGCCCTGCACGGATACGAAACCGCATCCCTGGAAGCGGAATTTGGCGACTTGAACTTTGGGCTCAAAATGAATGGCATCTTAGGTCTGGACGTACTGCTCCGGGCTCGAGCCGTTCTCGATCTCGGGAATCTGGCCATCAAATTTTCAGTCTGA